In Syngnathus acus chromosome 5, fSynAcu1.2, whole genome shotgun sequence, a genomic segment contains:
- the apcdd1l gene encoding protein APCDD1-like, which yields MSEGRSAHVLAAVCLIWQVALMTATGSKLWEVPTTSSSFMESLQWQPHCHYRHHQERVKITAEIPPRLDGTWLSTRCEVRPGPEFLTRSYTFHPTRHFQALQHYYADSRCENPTYSLAIRGKLRLRQASWITRGATEADHHLSGVTIVVHSLAAKQKLNSRLAPSCVGPSLARLVPGKPQDLYNTRAGRECLSALGFSMMELDLVRVETQHHNHGEKLQELFLGDIHTDWTQRTHYRPTGYQQPLQSALHHIHPCPACAVVYRSTEQRPPAMPRQTQAPISLAGRWSSQQCETRPTILFLTREFHFDPDQQAWEGIYRHYSDPLCSQNTFTLRASGHYAQGNPSVKVPGATEFVFKVTEVRVTAEDESTAKLLNRTKPGKCGQAGEWKVREEQALSSTHGCTVLGLKLPHKEYELLKVELDHRGHPLLYVGERPTDGSSPDRPMRRATSFQAPLMLCSDAETQPSSHYGLGFKSKQVQTKTSGTGSLTPCLLMVLGSALCSWSCVF from the exons ATGTCAGAGGGACGCTCAGCACACGTGCTTGCGGCGGTCTGCTTGATTTGGCAAG TTGCATTGATGACTGCAACGGGGAGTAAACTCTGGGAAGTGCCCACAACTTCCTCCAGCTTCATGGAAAGCCTGCAGTGGCAGCCCCACTGCCACTACCGCCACCATCAGGAAAGAGTGAAAATCACAGCAGAAATACCACCAAGGCTGGATGGGACCTGGTTATCAACCAG ATGTGAAGTGCGTCCAGGCCCAGAGTTCCTCACCCGTTCCTATACCTTCCACCCGACTCGTCATTTCCAGGCATTGCAGCACTACTATGCCGACAGCCGGTGCGAGAATCCCACCTATTCCCTGGCAATCCGAGGCAAGCTCCGTCTCCGTCAGGCCTCCTGGATCACCCGCGGAGCCACCGAAGCCGACCATCACCTCAGCGGGGTGACCATCGTTGTCCACAGCTTGGCAGCCAAGCAGAAACTGAACTCCAGGCTGGCCCCGTCCTGCGTGGGTCCGAGCCTGGCTCGATTGGTTCCCGGGAAGCCGCAGGACCTTTACAATACCCGTGCGGGAAGAGAGTGCCTGTCGGCTTTGGGCTTCTCCATGATGGAGCTGGATTTGGTTCGGGTGGAGACGCAACACCACAACCATGGGGAGAAACTCCAGGAGCTCTTCTTGGGGGACATACACACTGATTGGACCCAAAGAACTCACTATAGACCAACAGGATACCAGCAGCCACTGCAGAGTGCCTTG CATCATATCCATCCTTGCCCAGCGTGTGCCGTGGTGTACCGCTCCACAGAACAACGTCCCCCAGCTATGCCCCGTCAAACGCAAGCCCCTATTTCCTTGGCCGGACGTTGGTCAAGCCAGCAATGTGAAACTCGCCCAACCATTCTCTTCCTCACCAGAGAGTTCCACTTTGATCCCGACCAACAAGCGTGGGAGGGGATCTACCGCCACTATTCGGACCCCCTTTGCTCCCAGAACACCTTCACCTTGAGAGCTTCAGGTCACTATGCTCAGGGAAACCCTTCAGTCAAGGTACCAGGAGCCACAGAGTTTGTCTTTAAGGTGACCGAAGTGAGAGTGACGGCTGAAGATGAGTCCACAGCAAAGTTGTTGAACAGGACAAAGCCAGGAAAGTGCGGGCAGGCCGGAGAGTGGAAGGTCAGAGAAGAACAGGCCCTGAGCTCTACGCACGGGTGCACGGTTCTTGGCCTCAAGCTGCCACATAAGGAATATGAGCTTCTCAAGGTTGAGCTGGACCACAGGGGACACCCGCTGTTGTATGTTGGGGAAAGGCCGACGGACGGTTCCAGCCCAGACCGTCCGATGAGGAGGGCCACTTCCTTTCAGGCTCCCTTAATGCTTTGCAGCGACGCAGAGACACAGCCCTCCAGTCACTATGGTTTAGGctttaaaagcaaacaagtcCAAACTAAGACCAGTGGGACCGGGAGCCTGACACCGTGCCTCTTGATGGTCCTTGGATCTGCCCTATGCAGCTGGAGTTGTGTTTTTTAG